One Pomacea canaliculata isolate SZHN2017 linkage group LG9, ASM307304v1, whole genome shotgun sequence DNA segment encodes these proteins:
- the LOC112571806 gene encoding NADH dehydrogenase [ubiquinone] 1 alpha subcomplex subunit 5-like: MASRKLTTGLTGLAVAKHPQQTLKVLYEKILHTLRKIPENSGYRKYTEQIVNEKLSIVKSEACAMTLEKKLNAGQIEEVILQAERELMLSRKMLQWKVWEPLIAQAPPKQWKWPL; encoded by the exons ATGGCAAGCAGAAAACTG ACAACTGGACTAACAGGCCTAGCTGTGGCCAAACATCCCCAGCAG ACACTTAAAGTGTTGTATGAAAAGATACTGCACACTTTACGTAAGATTCCAGAGAATAGTGGTTACAGGAAATACACTGAACAGATTGTTAATGAGAAGCTGTCTATTGTAAAATCA GAAGCATGTGCGATGACACTTGAGAAAAAGCTGAATGCAGGACAGATAGAGGAAGTCATCCTTCAG GCAGAGCGAGAACTCATGCTGTCCAGAAAGATGCTTCAATGGAAGGTTTGGGAGCCCCTCATAGCTCAGGCTCCTCCCAAGCAGTGGAAATGGCCCCTGTGA